One genomic window of Elusimicrobiales bacterium includes the following:
- the recO gene encoding DNA repair protein RecO: MILTDTAITLLRVNTRENDRAACVYTRTRGKLVLHFRGVNRHQGKLKAFAEPLSCAEHRYSFRPGALTGTAAGGKLITVFPGIRRDYSKLVLALHFCELLHQMTPASQPNPLKYDLLESALRHLDSAAAPGAMRHAFTLRLMALAGFGLDRPVLGIDREFWRKLHHADFCDLECGDDELEYLPRTETVLRRFFASQLNRPPNSLALIEAPPEPAAALPCCAIPQGIT; encoded by the coding sequence ATGATTTTAACGGACACCGCCATAACGCTCCTGCGCGTCAACACGCGCGAAAACGACCGCGCCGCCTGCGTCTACACCAGAACGCGCGGCAAGCTGGTGCTGCATTTCCGCGGCGTGAACCGGCATCAGGGCAAGCTGAAGGCCTTCGCGGAGCCGCTCTCCTGCGCCGAGCATCGCTACAGCTTCAGGCCCGGCGCGCTGACCGGCACCGCCGCCGGCGGCAAGCTGATAACCGTTTTTCCCGGAATCCGGCGGGATTACTCAAAGCTGGTGCTGGCGCTGCATTTCTGCGAGCTGCTGCACCAGATGACGCCGGCTTCCCAGCCCAATCCCCTGAAATACGACCTGCTGGAAAGCGCGCTGCGCCACCTTGATTCCGCCGCCGCGCCCGGCGCCATGCGCCATGCATTCACGCTCCGGCTTATGGCGCTTGCCGGCTTCGGGCTGGACCGCCCCGTTCTGGGGATAGACAGGGAATTCTGGCGCAAGCTTCATCACGCGGATTTTTGCGATTTGGAATGCGGCGATGACGAACTGGAATATCTTCCCAGAACGGAAACCGTGCTGCGGCGTTTTTTCGCCTCGCAGCTCAACCGCCCGCCGAACTCGCTGGCATTGATTGAGGCTCCGCCGGAACCCGCCGCCGCGCTTCCCTGCTGTGCAATTCCTCAAGGAATTACGTGA
- the rnpA gene encoding ribonuclease P protein component, translated as MQPANDFPRGCRLLLKRDFQRLFSHGVKTSDRDFAMWHLRAEGAGQRLGVIVSKKALGCAVKRNRARRLIREVFRLHRRLIADGCEMIMCPRSDRNLGACGDMEKAVLRIWKKAGIYAG; from the coding sequence GTGCAGCCCGCCAACGATTTTCCGCGCGGCTGCCGGCTGCTGTTGAAAAGGGATTTCCAGCGGCTGTTTTCCCACGGAGTGAAAACTTCCGACAGGGATTTCGCGATGTGGCACCTGCGCGCCGAAGGCGCGGGGCAGCGGCTGGGCGTTATAGTGTCGAAGAAAGCGCTGGGCTGCGCGGTTAAGCGAAACCGCGCGCGCAGGCTTATAAGGGAAGTTTTCAGACTGCATCGCCGTCTCATAGCGGACGGCTGCGAAATGATAATGTGCCCGAGGTCGGACCGAAACCTCGGCGCATGCGGGGACATGGAGAAGGCGGTTCTCCGCATCTGGAAGAAGGCCGGAATTTATGCGGGCTAG
- the rpmH gene encoding 50S ribosomal protein L34, with protein MLPTYRPNRRKRAKAIGFRARMKTKGGRKVLSARRRKGRVHLIPKP; from the coding sequence ATGCTACCTACATACAGACCGAACAGAAGAAAACGGGCGAAAGCCATCGGCTTCCGCGCGCGGATGAAAACCAAGGGCGGAAGGAAAGTGCTCAGCGCGCGCAGACGCAAGGGCCGCGTTCATCTTATTCCGAAGCCGTAA
- the yidD gene encoding membrane protein insertion efficiency factor YidD: MRASPFSAAVCFALRIVKFARPVLGPKVCRFAPSCTDYAIEAVSLHGPVKGLFLSAKRVARCHPFNPGGFDPVPR; encoded by the coding sequence ATGCGGGCTAGTCCGTTTTCCGCGGCGGTGTGCTTTGCGCTGCGGATTGTCAAATTTGCGCGGCCCGTGCTGGGACCGAAGGTGTGCCGTTTCGCGCCTTCCTGCACGGATTATGCGATTGAAGCCGTATCGCTGCATGGGCCGGTGAAAGGGCTGTTCCTCTCCGCAAAGCGCGTTGCCAGATGCCATCCGTTCAACCCCGGCGGCTTTGACCCGGTGCCGCGGTAG